From a single Streptomyces sp. 1331.2 genomic region:
- a CDS encoding pseudouridine synthase, translated as MRSSGNGRNSSGGGSGRGGQGGGRGGGSYGGGSGGGRGGSGGARGGSYGGGSYGGGGRGGSGSGSRGGSGSYGRDSRRDDRRDDRRDDRRYPDRPLRPEERKYDRPEYGGGPNATPARGGFAGRRPGPAPRPRREGQPAPGDPRRQPQRSRELQAKIEDAVLARHDKPAVKLPKTFGEPEGERLQKVLARAGIGSRRACEELIEQGRVEVNGKLVTEQGKRVDPQNDEIKVDGLTVATQSYLFFALNKPAGVVSTMEDPDGRQCLGDYVTNRETRLFHVGRLDTETEGIILLTNHGELAHRLTHPRYGVTKTYLAAIQGPIPRDLGKQLAQGVELEDGYARADSFKVISNVGKNYLVEVTLHEGRKHIVRRMLAEVGFPVEKLVRTHFGPIALGDQKSGWLRRLTNPEVGQLMREVGL; from the coding sequence ATGCGTAGCAGTGGCAACGGCAGGAACAGCAGCGGCGGCGGTAGCGGTCGCGGCGGACAGGGCGGGGGCCGGGGCGGCGGCTCCTACGGCGGCGGCAGCGGTGGCGGCCGCGGCGGCTCGGGCGGCGCGCGCGGGGGTTCGTACGGCGGTGGCTCCTACGGGGGCGGCGGCCGTGGCGGCTCGGGTTCGGGCTCGCGCGGCGGCTCCGGTTCGTACGGGCGGGACAGCCGCCGGGACGACCGGCGCGACGACCGCAGGGACGACCGGCGCTACCCGGACCGCCCGCTGCGGCCCGAGGAGCGCAAGTACGACCGCCCCGAGTACGGCGGCGGCCCCAACGCCACCCCCGCCCGCGGCGGCTTCGCCGGCCGGCGCCCCGGCCCGGCCCCGCGTCCGCGCCGTGAGGGCCAGCCGGCGCCCGGCGACCCGCGCCGCCAGCCGCAGCGCTCGCGCGAGCTGCAGGCCAAGATCGAGGACGCCGTCCTCGCCCGGCACGACAAGCCGGCCGTCAAGCTGCCCAAGACCTTCGGCGAGCCCGAGGGCGAGCGCCTGCAGAAGGTGCTGGCCCGGGCCGGCATCGGCAGCCGCCGCGCCTGCGAGGAGCTGATCGAGCAGGGCCGGGTCGAGGTCAACGGCAAGCTCGTCACCGAGCAGGGCAAGCGGGTCGACCCGCAGAACGACGAGATCAAGGTGGACGGCCTGACCGTCGCCACCCAGTCCTACCTGTTCTTCGCGCTGAACAAGCCGGCCGGCGTGGTCTCCACCATGGAGGACCCGGACGGGCGCCAGTGCCTGGGCGACTACGTGACCAACCGGGAGACCCGGCTGTTCCACGTCGGCCGCCTGGACACCGAGACCGAGGGCATCATCCTGCTCACCAACCACGGCGAGCTGGCCCACCGCCTCACCCACCCGCGCTACGGCGTGACCAAGACCTACCTGGCCGCCATCCAGGGCCCGATCCCGCGCGACCTGGGCAAGCAGCTCGCCCAGGGCGTGGAGCTGGAGGACGGCTACGCCCGCGCCGACAGCTTCAAGGTGATCTCCAACGTCGGCAAGAACTACCTGGTCGAGGTGACCCTGCACGAGGGTCGCAAGCACATCGTCCGCCGGATGCTGGCCGAGGTCGGCTTCCCGGTCGAGAAGCTGGTGCGCACCCACTTCGGCCCGATCGCCCTGGGCGACCAGAAGTCGGGCTGGCTGCGCCGCCTGACCAACCCGGAGGTCGGCCAGCTGATGCGCGAGGTCGGCCTGTAG
- the scpB gene encoding SMC-Scp complex subunit ScpB, with product MVVDEPVAAERLAGVLERPRAEVAAALRELSAEYTAQGRGFDLRLVAGGWRFYSRETCAGAVDRFLLDGQQARLTQAALETLAVVAYRQPVSRSRVSAVRGVNCDGVMRTLVQRGLVEEAGSEPETGAILYRTTNYFLERMGLRGLDELPELAPFLPEVDDVEAESLEGTMIAEAVAAAAVQAADGSGEAGRAGPDR from the coding sequence ATGGTCGTGGACGAGCCGGTGGCGGCGGAGCGGCTGGCCGGCGTGCTGGAGCGGCCCCGGGCCGAGGTGGCCGCGGCGCTGCGCGAGCTGTCCGCCGAGTACACCGCCCAGGGCCGCGGCTTCGACCTGCGGCTGGTGGCCGGCGGCTGGCGGTTCTACAGCCGGGAGACCTGTGCCGGAGCCGTCGACCGCTTCCTCCTGGACGGCCAGCAGGCCCGGCTCACCCAGGCCGCGCTGGAGACTCTGGCGGTGGTCGCCTACCGGCAGCCGGTGTCCAGATCGCGGGTTTCCGCCGTCCGCGGTGTGAACTGTGACGGCGTGATGCGTACCCTGGTACAGCGAGGACTGGTGGAAGAGGCCGGATCCGAGCCCGAAACAGGTGCGATCCTGTATCGGACGACGAACTACTTCCTGGAACGGATGGGGCTCCGCGGCCTGGACGAGCTGCCGGAGCTTGCTCCCTTCCTGCCCGAGGTCGACGACGTGGAAGCGGAGTCCCTGGAGGGCACGATGATCGCGGAGGCGGTCGCCGCCGCTGCCGTGCAGGCCGCGGACGGCAGTGGCGAGGCCGGTCGGGCCGGGCCCGATCGGTAG
- a CDS encoding segregation and condensation protein A yields the protein MPSTAEPAATAESATEAESRGGFRVRLDNFEGPFDLLLSLIAKHKMDVTEVALATVTDEFMAHIRAMGPDWDLDATTEFLVVAATLLDLKAARLLPAAEVEDQEDLALLEARDLLFARLLQYRAYKRAAALFGERWAAELLRRPRTVGLEPRHAELLPEVVITIGPQRLAELAAKAMEPKPKPVVYVDHIHTPPVSVREQAELVVGLLTELGEASFRQLVEDAPDSLVVVARFLALLELYRERVLAFEQPEALGELRVRWVAEEGRGVIEVTDEFDRPAGEGPGAASGGNGSGEGSGEVEEGERR from the coding sequence ATGCCGAGCACCGCAGAACCAGCCGCCACCGCCGAGAGCGCGACCGAAGCCGAGTCGCGGGGCGGCTTCCGGGTGCGGCTGGACAACTTCGAAGGCCCCTTCGACCTGCTGCTCAGCCTGATCGCCAAGCACAAGATGGACGTCACCGAGGTGGCGCTGGCCACCGTCACGGACGAGTTCATGGCGCACATCCGGGCGATGGGCCCGGACTGGGACCTGGACGCGACGACCGAGTTCCTGGTGGTGGCCGCCACCCTGCTCGACCTCAAGGCCGCCCGGCTGCTGCCCGCGGCGGAGGTCGAGGACCAGGAGGACCTGGCCCTGCTGGAGGCCCGTGACCTGCTGTTCGCCCGGCTGCTGCAGTACCGGGCGTACAAGCGGGCGGCCGCGCTGTTCGGCGAGCGCTGGGCCGCCGAGCTGCTGCGCCGGCCCCGGACCGTCGGGCTGGAGCCCCGGCACGCGGAGCTGCTGCCGGAGGTGGTCATCACCATCGGTCCGCAGCGGCTGGCCGAGCTGGCGGCCAAGGCGATGGAGCCCAAGCCGAAGCCCGTCGTGTACGTGGACCACATCCACACGCCGCCGGTCAGCGTGCGCGAGCAGGCCGAGCTGGTGGTCGGGCTGCTCACCGAGCTGGGCGAGGCGTCGTTCCGGCAGCTGGTCGAGGACGCGCCGGACTCCCTGGTCGTGGTCGCCCGCTTCCTGGCGCTGCTGGAGCTGTACCGGGAGCGGGTGCTCGCCTTCGAGCAGCCGGAGGCGCTCGGCGAGCTCCGGGTGCGCTGGGTGGCCGAGGAGGGCCGGGGCGTGATCGAGGTGACGGACGAGTTCGACCGGCCGGCGGGAGAGGGCCCGGGAGCGGCCTCGGGCGGCAACGGCTCGGGCGAGGGCTCGGGCGAGGTGGAGGAGGGCGAGCGGCGATGA
- a CDS encoding ParA family protein, whose product MGSAEVGSVALRTFEARQNTAQVTTVTDHDADLAAYGLAYGEFAYGAYDDPDAEYEPDPEYAATLAPDAARQRRERVGPTGRPLPYFPIPAPVAEHGPAQIIAMCNQKGGVGKTTSTINLGAALAEYGRRVLLVDFDPQGALSVGLGVNPMELDVTVYNLLMERGLTADEVLLKTAVPGMDLLPSNIDLSAAEVQLVSEVARESALARALKPLLPDYDYVIIDCQPSLGLLTVNALTAAHSVIVPLECEFFALRGVALLTETIEKVCERLNPELRLDGILATMYDSRTVHSREVLARVVEAFGEHVFHTVIGRTVRFPETTVAGEPITTYATNSVGAAAYRQLAREVLDRCRPAE is encoded by the coding sequence GTGGGCTCGGCCGAGGTCGGCTCGGTCGCACTCCGCACTTTCGAAGCACGCCAGAACACAGCGCAGGTGACCACGGTGACCGATCACGACGCCGACTTGGCGGCCTACGGCCTGGCCTACGGCGAGTTCGCCTACGGCGCCTACGACGACCCGGACGCCGAGTACGAGCCGGACCCGGAGTACGCCGCCACGCTGGCCCCCGACGCCGCGCGCCAGCGCCGCGAGCGGGTCGGCCCGACCGGCCGTCCGCTGCCGTACTTCCCGATCCCCGCGCCGGTCGCCGAGCACGGCCCCGCCCAGATCATCGCCATGTGCAACCAGAAGGGCGGCGTCGGCAAGACCACGTCGACCATCAACCTGGGCGCGGCGCTGGCCGAGTACGGCCGCCGGGTGCTGCTCGTCGACTTCGACCCGCAGGGCGCGCTCTCGGTCGGCCTCGGGGTCAACCCGATGGAGCTCGACGTCACCGTCTACAACCTGCTCATGGAGCGGGGCCTGACGGCCGATGAGGTGCTGCTCAAGACGGCCGTGCCGGGCATGGACCTGCTGCCGTCCAACATCGACCTCTCCGCCGCCGAGGTGCAGCTGGTCAGCGAGGTGGCGCGGGAGTCCGCGCTGGCGCGCGCCCTGAAGCCGCTGCTGCCCGACTACGACTACGTCATCATCGACTGCCAGCCCTCGCTGGGCCTGCTGACGGTCAATGCGCTGACGGCCGCTCACAGCGTGATCGTGCCGCTGGAGTGCGAGTTCTTCGCGCTGCGCGGTGTCGCGCTGCTGACCGAGACCATCGAGAAGGTGTGCGAGCGGCTCAACCCCGAGCTGCGCCTGGACGGCATCCTCGCGACCATGTACGACTCGCGCACCGTGCACAGCCGTGAGGTGCTGGCGCGGGTCGTCGAGGCGTTCGGCGAGCACGTCTTCCACACCGTCATCGGGCGGACCGTGCGCTTCCCGGAGACCACCGTCGCCGGCGAGCCCATCACCACGTACGCGACCAACTCGGTCGGTGCCGCCGCCTACCGTCAGCTCGCCAGGGAGGTGCTCGACCGGTGCCGCCCCGCCGAGTGA
- the ald gene encoding alanine dehydrogenase, which produces MKVGIPREVKNHEYRVAITPAGVHELVRNGHEVYIEDNAGLGSSIPNEEYVAAGATILPTADEVWATADLLLKVKEPIASEYHRLRKGQTVFTYLHLAADRAGTDALVASGTTAIAYETVQLGNGALPLLAPMSEVAGRLAPQVGSYHLMRPAGGRGVLPGGVPGTHPAKAVVIGGGVSGWHAATIAIGMGYDVTLLDRDINKLREADRIFGTKIKAIMSNSFELEKAVLDADLVIGAVLIPGAKAPKLVTNELVSRMKPGSVLVDIAIDQGGCFEDSRPTTHDEPTFQVHNSVFYCVANMPGAVPNTSTYALTNATLPYVIELANRGWKEALRRDPALAKGLNVHEGQITFPAVAEAFGLESVSLESVLA; this is translated from the coding sequence GTGAAGGTCGGCATCCCCCGCGAGGTCAAGAACCACGAGTACCGCGTGGCCATCACGCCCGCCGGCGTGCATGAGCTGGTCCGCAACGGACACGAGGTCTACATCGAGGACAACGCCGGTCTCGGCTCCTCGATCCCCAACGAGGAGTACGTGGCCGCCGGCGCCACCATCCTCCCCACCGCCGACGAGGTGTGGGCCACTGCCGACCTGCTGCTGAAGGTCAAGGAGCCCATCGCCTCCGAGTACCACCGGCTGCGCAAGGGCCAGACCGTCTTCACGTACCTGCACCTGGCGGCCGACCGGGCCGGCACCGACGCGCTGGTCGCCTCGGGCACCACCGCCATCGCGTACGAGACCGTCCAGCTGGGCAACGGCGCGCTGCCGCTGCTCGCCCCGATGTCCGAGGTCGCGGGCCGCCTGGCCCCGCAGGTCGGCTCGTACCACCTGATGCGTCCGGCCGGCGGCCGCGGCGTGCTGCCCGGCGGCGTGCCCGGCACCCACCCGGCCAAGGCCGTCGTCATCGGCGGTGGCGTCTCCGGCTGGCACGCGGCCACCATCGCCATCGGCATGGGCTACGACGTGACCCTGCTGGACCGCGACATCAACAAGCTGCGCGAGGCCGACCGCATCTTCGGCACGAAGATCAAGGCCATCATGTCCAACTCCTTCGAGCTGGAGAAGGCCGTCCTCGACGCCGACCTGGTCATCGGCGCCGTGCTGATCCCGGGCGCCAAGGCCCCGAAGCTCGTCACCAACGAGCTGGTCTCCCGCATGAAGCCGGGCTCCGTGCTCGTCGACATCGCCATCGACCAGGGCGGCTGCTTCGAGGACTCGCGCCCGACCACGCACGACGAGCCGACCTTCCAGGTCCACAACTCGGTCTTCTACTGCGTGGCCAACATGCCGGGCGCCGTCCCGAACACCTCCACCTACGCGCTGACCAACGCCACGCTGCCGTACGTCATCGAGCTGGCGAACCGCGGTTGGAAGGAGGCGCTGCGCCGCGACCCGGCGCTCGCCAAGGGCCTGAACGTGCACGAGGGCCAGATCACCTTCCCGGCCGTGGCCGAGGCCTTCGGTCTGGAGTCGGTCTCGCTGGAGAGCGTGCTCGCCTGA
- a CDS encoding tetratricopeptide repeat protein produces the protein MARKTATMDPGPGAPAGAVPGLDRLPAGPALFVGRRAELAALRAAAARPASGRCPVLVLAGRPGSGRTALAARFARTVAADYPDGVLFARMSAADGGRVPPARAARLLLEQLDPESPVPLPGTAGDGRDEPGCVALREALAGLRVLLVLDDVRDAGQVWPLLADEPGCLVLATTAGPLTGIEDIDPVILGGLDRTASGELLADLVGGTRISCDPVGAADLAEACAARPATLRLMAGWLRGSPKSAVTDAARELNLVVGEETAAAAGAKDGSRKAGGTAAGKTAGGAAGNAAGAVAGNAAGKALGKAEATAKPSRVAQKSVPESGPKDAPRSTAKKKGEKAAAPGAESAGDPAAWVKPGPEPAEPVPVPDNDPLLGAFALLYRALPAAQARMLRTLTLAPAQTADPRTASALVGCPVPEAAATLAALAERELLGEEAPAADGTPRYRVPGRLYPRLVRLRQQEDRPAETELARARLLERLVRLTESARALLEPADGAGSGAGAGAAPEPLPAALRLRSAAHAREWLLGERELLLGAVADAIGQGDLDGSAGRLVTALLRALPLTGAAAPTDLYRLHELVLTVAERNRRPRRASAALLNLGDLQVSAGRWEQAAAHYRAALEHARTADDEPLCARALEGAAGCHRALGDAVRAADWYGRALGLRQSLGDHAAEARLLARVAEAHTAQRRFDEADREYRAALAVLRRLGDERGLEAVGAALADLRERVDAGW, from the coding sequence GTGGCGAGGAAGACGGCGACGATGGACCCCGGCCCCGGCGCGCCCGCCGGGGCCGTCCCGGGCCTGGACCGGCTGCCGGCCGGGCCCGCACTGTTCGTCGGGCGGCGCGCCGAACTGGCCGCGCTGCGGGCGGCCGCCGCCCGCCCGGCCAGCGGCCGCTGCCCGGTCCTGGTCCTGGCCGGGCGCCCCGGCTCCGGGCGGACCGCGCTGGCCGCGCGCTTCGCCCGCACCGTCGCCGCCGACTACCCGGACGGCGTGCTGTTCGCCCGGATGTCCGCCGCCGACGGCGGCCGGGTGCCGCCCGCACGGGCCGCCCGGCTGCTGCTGGAACAGCTCGACCCCGAGTCCCCCGTGCCGCTGCCCGGAACGGCCGGGGACGGGCGCGACGAGCCGGGCTGCGTCGCGCTGCGCGAGGCGCTGGCGGGGCTGCGGGTGCTGCTCGTCCTGGACGACGTACGGGACGCCGGGCAGGTGTGGCCGCTGCTCGCCGACGAACCCGGCTGCCTGGTGCTCGCCACCACGGCCGGGCCGCTCACCGGGATCGAGGACATCGACCCGGTGATCCTCGGCGGGCTGGACCGGACGGCCTCCGGCGAGCTGCTGGCCGACCTGGTCGGCGGCACCCGGATCTCCTGCGACCCGGTCGGCGCGGCCGACCTGGCCGAGGCCTGCGCCGCCCGGCCGGCCACGCTGCGGCTGATGGCGGGGTGGCTGCGCGGGAGCCCGAAGAGCGCGGTGACCGACGCGGCGCGGGAGCTGAACCTGGTGGTGGGGGAGGAGACGGCGGCTGCGGCGGGGGCCAAGGACGGTTCGAGGAAGGCGGGGGGGACGGCGGCTGGGAAGACGGCCGGGGGCGCCGCCGGGAACGCGGCCGGGGCGGTGGCCGGGAACGCGGCCGGGAAGGCGCTCGGGAAAGCGGAGGCGACGGCGAAGCCGTCGAGGGTCGCGCAGAAGTCCGTGCCCGAGAGCGGGCCCAAGGACGCGCCTCGGAGCACCGCCAAGAAGAAGGGGGAGAAGGCGGCCGCCCCCGGCGCCGAGTCGGCGGGCGACCCGGCGGCCTGGGTCAAGCCCGGCCCGGAGCCGGCCGAGCCGGTGCCCGTCCCCGACAACGACCCGTTGCTCGGTGCGTTCGCCCTGCTCTACCGCGCACTGCCGGCCGCCCAGGCACGGATGCTGCGCACCCTCACCCTGGCCCCGGCCCAGACGGCCGACCCGCGCACCGCCTCCGCCCTGGTCGGCTGTCCGGTGCCGGAGGCGGCCGCCACCCTGGCGGCGCTCGCCGAGCGGGAGCTGCTGGGCGAGGAGGCACCCGCCGCCGACGGCACCCCGCGCTACCGGGTGCCCGGGCGGCTCTACCCCCGGCTGGTCAGGCTGCGGCAGCAGGAGGACCGGCCCGCCGAGACCGAGCTCGCCAGGGCCCGGCTGCTGGAACGGCTGGTCCGGCTCACCGAGTCAGCCCGGGCGCTGCTCGAACCGGCCGACGGCGCCGGCTCGGGTGCAGGAGCCGGTGCGGCCCCTGAGCCGCTGCCGGCCGCGCTGCGGCTGCGCTCGGCGGCGCACGCCCGGGAGTGGCTGCTCGGGGAGCGGGAGCTGCTGCTCGGCGCGGTGGCCGACGCGATCGGTCAGGGCGACCTGGACGGCTCGGCCGGGAGGTTGGTCACCGCGCTGCTGCGCGCGCTGCCGCTGACCGGCGCCGCGGCACCCACCGACCTCTACCGGCTGCACGAGCTGGTGCTGACCGTCGCCGAGCGCAACCGCCGGCCCCGCCGGGCCTCCGCCGCCCTGCTCAACCTGGGCGACCTGCAGGTCTCCGCGGGCCGCTGGGAGCAGGCTGCCGCGCACTACCGGGCCGCCCTGGAGCACGCCCGGACCGCCGACGACGAACCGCTCTGCGCGCGCGCCCTGGAGGGCGCGGCCGGCTGCCACCGGGCGCTCGGCGACGCGGTGCGCGCCGCCGACTGGTACGGGCGGGCGCTCGGCCTGCGGCAGTCGCTCGGGGACCACGCGGCCGAGGCCCGGCTGCTCGCCCGGGTGGCCGAGGCGCACACCGCGCAGCGCCGCTTCGACGAGGCCGACCGCGAGTACCGGGCGGCGCTGGCGGTCCTGCGCAGGCTCGGCGACGAGCGCGGCCTGGAGGCGGTCGGGGCGGCCCTTGCGGACCTGCGGGAACGCGTCGACGCCGGGTGGTGA
- a CDS encoding NUDIX domain-containing protein translates to MDEQSDRVITDVAEEWEVRAGRTPFQGKVTGVRSEEVRMPDGSWARRDYQTHPGSVSVLALDDRRRVLVLRQYRHPVRQRLWELPAGLLDVPGENPWHAAQRELYEEAHCKADTWRILADYYTSPGGTDEALRMFLATDLSAAEGERYAAEGEEQEIEVAWVPVPELIRLIQGGHLHNPTLITGTLAVHAALTGPDGLDALRPADSPWPARPFEA, encoded by the coding sequence ATGGACGAGCAGAGCGACCGGGTGATCACCGACGTGGCCGAGGAATGGGAGGTCCGGGCCGGTCGGACGCCGTTCCAGGGCAAGGTCACCGGCGTGCGCAGCGAAGAGGTCCGGATGCCCGACGGCAGCTGGGCCCGCCGTGACTACCAGACCCACCCCGGCTCGGTCTCGGTGCTCGCCCTCGACGACCGCCGGCGGGTCCTGGTCCTGCGCCAGTACCGCCACCCGGTGCGCCAGCGGCTCTGGGAGCTGCCAGCCGGCCTGCTCGACGTCCCCGGCGAGAACCCGTGGCACGCCGCCCAGCGCGAGCTGTACGAGGAGGCGCACTGCAAGGCCGACACCTGGCGGATCCTGGCCGACTACTACACCTCCCCGGGCGGCACCGACGAGGCGCTGCGGATGTTCCTGGCCACCGACCTGTCGGCGGCCGAGGGAGAGCGCTACGCGGCCGAGGGCGAGGAACAGGAGATCGAGGTCGCCTGGGTGCCGGTGCCGGAGCTGATCCGGCTCATCCAGGGCGGCCACCTGCACAACCCGACCCTGATCACCGGCACCCTCGCCGTGCACGCCGCGCTCACCGGGCCGGACGGGCTGGACGCGCTGCGCCCGGCGGACTCGCCCTGGCCGGCCCGGCCCTTCGAGGCCTGA
- a CDS encoding CTP synthase, protein MAQPHSGKAANGRAVTTKHLFVTGGVASSLGKGLTASSLGALLKARGLRVTMQKLDPYLNVDPGTMNPFQHGEVFVTDDGAETDLDIGHYERFLDTNLHGSANVTTGQVYSTVIAKERRGEYLGDTVQVIPHITNEIKSRIRRMATEDVDVVITEVGGTVGDIESLPFLEAVRQVRHEVGRDNVFFVHVSLLPYIGPSGELKTKPTQHSVAALRNIGIQPDAIVLRADREVPQAIKRKISLMCDVDEEAVVAAIDAKSIYDIPKVLHGEGLDAYVVRRLDLPFRDVDWTTWDDLLRRVHEPQHIVKVALVGKYIDLPDAYLSVTEALRAGGFANNARVEIKWVTSDECETPEGAREQLGDVDAICIPGGFGDRGVNGKVGAITYARENKVPLLGLCLGLQCVVIEAARNLAGLPEANSTEFDAAAKHPVVSTMAEQLAIVDGKGDLGGTMRLGLYPAKLAEGSIVREVYGGEPYVEERHRHRYEVNNAYRADLEKTGLTFSGLSPKGDLVEYVEYPREVHPYLVATQAHPELKSRPTRPHPLFAGLVKAAIEIKTAASE, encoded by the coding sequence TTGGCACAGCCCCATTCCGGCAAGGCAGCGAACGGCCGCGCCGTGACGACCAAGCACCTCTTCGTCACCGGGGGTGTCGCCTCTTCGCTCGGCAAGGGGCTCACCGCCTCCAGCCTCGGCGCCCTGCTCAAGGCCCGCGGCCTGCGTGTGACGATGCAGAAGCTCGACCCGTACCTCAACGTGGACCCGGGCACCATGAACCCGTTCCAGCACGGTGAGGTCTTCGTCACCGACGACGGGGCCGAGACCGACCTGGACATCGGCCACTACGAGCGGTTCCTGGACACCAACCTGCACGGCTCGGCGAACGTCACCACCGGCCAGGTGTACTCGACCGTCATCGCCAAGGAGCGCCGCGGCGAGTACCTGGGCGACACCGTCCAGGTCATCCCGCACATCACCAACGAGATCAAGTCCCGGATCCGCCGGATGGCGACCGAGGACGTCGACGTGGTGATCACCGAGGTCGGCGGCACCGTCGGAGACATCGAGTCGCTGCCGTTCCTGGAGGCCGTCCGCCAGGTCCGCCACGAGGTCGGTCGGGACAACGTGTTCTTCGTGCACGTCTCCCTGCTGCCGTACATCGGCCCCTCCGGCGAGCTGAAGACCAAGCCCACCCAGCACTCCGTCGCCGCGCTGCGCAACATCGGCATCCAGCCGGACGCCATCGTGCTGCGTGCCGACCGCGAGGTCCCGCAGGCGATCAAGCGCAAGATCTCGCTGATGTGCGACGTGGACGAGGAGGCCGTGGTCGCGGCCATCGACGCCAAGTCGATCTACGACATCCCCAAGGTGCTGCACGGCGAGGGCCTGGACGCCTACGTGGTGCGCCGCCTGGACCTGCCGTTCCGCGACGTGGACTGGACCACCTGGGACGACCTGCTGCGCCGCGTCCACGAGCCGCAGCACATCGTCAAGGTCGCCCTGGTCGGCAAGTACATCGACCTGCCGGACGCCTACCTGTCGGTGACCGAGGCGCTGCGTGCCGGCGGCTTCGCCAACAACGCCCGGGTCGAGATCAAGTGGGTCACCTCGGACGAGTGCGAGACGCCCGAGGGCGCCCGCGAGCAGCTCGGCGACGTGGACGCGATCTGCATCCCCGGCGGCTTCGGCGACCGCGGCGTCAACGGCAAGGTCGGCGCCATCACCTACGCCCGTGAGAACAAGGTCCCGCTGCTGGGCCTGTGCCTGGGCCTGCAGTGCGTGGTCATCGAGGCCGCCCGCAACCTGGCCGGCCTGCCCGAGGCCAACTCCACCGAGTTCGACGCCGCCGCCAAGCACCCGGTCGTCTCCACCATGGCCGAGCAGCTGGCCATCGTCGACGGCAAGGGCGACCTGGGCGGCACCATGCGCCTGGGCCTGTACCCGGCCAAGCTCGCCGAGGGCTCGATCGTCCGCGAGGTCTACGGCGGCGAGCCGTACGTCGAGGAGCGCCACCGCCACCGCTACGAGGTCAACAACGCCTACCGCGCGGACCTGGAGAAGACCGGCCTGACCTTCTCCGGCCTCTCGCCCAAGGGCGACCTGGTCGAGTACGTCGAGTACCCGCGCGAGGTGCACCCCTACCTGGTGGCCACCCAGGCCCACCCGGAGCTGAAGTCCCGCCCGACCCGCCCGCACCCGCTGTTCGCGGGACTGGTCAAGGCTGCCATCGAGATCAAGACCGCTGCCTCCGAGTAG